The following coding sequences lie in one Trichoderma breve strain T069 chromosome 1, whole genome shotgun sequence genomic window:
- a CDS encoding blastomyces yeast-phase-specific protein domain-containing protein: MKFTTTAVLAIAAFVESATALGKARVVNKCPFSVTTWSVGSAISNPTTLAQGGSYGETFSRDPVTGGRAIKVTVQPDGLYTGKPQTNFAINLEGNTIWYDLSDVFGDAFNGHKVVVSSANTACPQIVWGSGIPPAGSQVKNCGADKDVTLTLCA, translated from the coding sequence ATGAAGTTCACCACCACTGCCGttcttgccattgccgcaTTCGTTGAGTCGGCCACTGCTCTGGGCAAGGCCCGTGTCGTCAACAAGTGCCCCTTCAGCGTCACTACCTGGTCTGTCGGCAGCGCCATCTCCAACCCAACAACACTTGCTCAAGGTGGTTCCTATGGCGAGACCTTCTCGCGAGACCCCGTAACCGGCGGTCGTGCCATCAAGGTCACTGTTCAGCCCGATGGCCTCTACACTGGCAAGCCCCAGACCAACTTCGCCATCAACCTTGAGGGCAACACCATCTGGTACGATCTCTCAGATGTCTTTGGTGATGCCTTCAACGGCCACAAGGTGGTTGTTTCCAGCGCCAACACCGCTTGCCCCCAGATTGTTTGGGGCAGCGGTATCCCTCCTGCTGGAAGCCAGGTCAAGAACTGCGGTGCGGATAAGGATGTGACTTTGACTCTGTGTGCTTAG
- a CDS encoding glutathione-dependent formaldehyde-activating enzyme domain-containing protein has protein sequence MASNAGSYFPLSGVARDGWSSETEATATCLCGAVQIVFPTEGPGLVNTFVCNCFDCRKVTASMFASNFTVDNSYIKFVRGQDNLTRWGQDKTPTSRTEMSNSFCTTCGTLMWRRSALTPHLSFMRIGTVDDFNLHETKLRPQNELFTDSRVSWFHGVDGAIKFSGPFKTSNI, from the exons ATGGCCTCCAACGCTGGTTCTTATTTTCCCCTTTCCGGTGTTGCTCGAGACGGCTGGTCATCTGAGACCGAAGCCACTGCAACCTGCCTCTGCGGCGCTGTGCAAATCGTCTTT CCTACTGAAGGCCCTGGTCTGGTCAACACTTTTGTCTGCAACTGCTTCGACTGTCGCAAGGTCACCGCTTCCATGTTTGCCTCCAACTTCACCGTCGACAACTCCTACATCAAGTTCGTCCGCGGCCAAGACAACTTGACCCGCTGGGGCCAGGACAAGACACCTACTTCCCGAACTGAGATGTCCAACAGCTTCTGTACGACCTGCGGCACCCTCATGTGGCGCCGAAGCGCCCTTACGCCTCACCTGAGCTTCATGAGAATTGGCACCGTCGATGACTTCAACCTGCATGAGACTAAGCTGCGACCCCAGAATGAGCTTTTCACAGACTCTCGTGTTAGCTGGTTCCACGGAGTGGACGGAGCGATCAAATTCTCGGGTCCTTTTAAGACGTCGAACATCTAG
- a CDS encoding KR domain-containing protein encodes MSSSNQDMDRERPMPIAIVGMSCRLSGGISTLDDFWTMLSRSRDGWRPIPEERFTPKAYYHPDPYKKGSFNNKGGYFMNGDLSNFDAPFFHITKQEAEAMDPQQRHLLECTYEALENAGIPKNTISGSNMGVFIGGASSDYRLGTLKELDQVPMYDATGNHQSIQAGRISYYFNLHGPSFSADTACSSGLYALHLAVQSIRSGESDSAIVAASNLHLQPHDMISMSLLGLFNEHGKTFAFDHRAKSGFARGEGTGCLILKPLHQALKDKDKIRSVIINTGTNQDGKTSGLTNPSGEAQERLIREVYARAGISPEDTGYVEAHGTGRTKRTPLYMGSVKSNVGHLENASGIISVIKASMMLEKGFILPNANFEKANEAIPLDEWNIKVPTSIRPWPRHKRYISVNSFGFGGSNAHVVMEKVPFSLIDSPYDTQNVIPRLFVLSAHDEGAAKRVVEKLGIYIEQHPEVFQKRLGRDMAYTLGERRSHLQWRIAITASSCSELANALNGVGATPMVASKEPKVAFVYTGQGAQWAGMGKELMESHPIFANTISTCSDYLQEIGAEFSLLDELAKGKEESLVNEAHISQPACTAIQLGLTKLLESWGITPSAVIGHSSGEIGAAFAAGAISLEDAMSVAYWRGKVSSELKLKHPNLRGAMLAVGAGAQEVKSIIKTKGLQNITVACENSPNSITASGDEEDIDKLAAELESQSTFNRKLRVTMAYHSAHMQLVADDYKTAIKYIAENNTSGVEFYSSLLGSKLNSSTSLGPSYWVDNLTQPVLFSPALKELYQGVKADVIIEVGPHAALEGPIKQILKSISPQAAMGVKYLPCLIRNQHATSTLLDCAGSLFVKGHPISFRKINHPDERIRLPAVVSDFYPYPWTEHKYWFEPRSSKQLRQKPFRRHDLLGLLEDSYSDIEPKWKSTISTDDVPWLKDHRMQSLATFPLAGYICMAVEAASQRAQLRGIPAEQIDGFRLREIQVSKALILDDGAPYEMVFSLKPYAEGTRSNSSDWDEFRISSWTSTRGWLEHCSGLVGIKKATSANPVCDGLLRAASIRRQQIQGMNCHQLPMDAFYSELESRGAGYSGAFRISSDADMKMHGQYSTASLTVPDTATIMPASFESASIAPAAFVDLLFQLTFPILGAGCGEMPSLFMPSAVKEMEISSKLPSNPGDRVQVVAHGRPDFKAPGPVDFFIDMWYKDDVEPVAKINGFRMTPVNGDIDENASPRSICYKVQWESLDRANEMSESSNSQNGQNGHANEGNGAKNHINGHHDTPQETSEEVNGNGVAGNGKATNGEVAASSLNDGLSDAEFVLISHHDGSNPLVGALLDLLELRTAKRPQLVDFSNVMPEPSCCYICLTEIDKSLFANMTKKIFEQMQNLLTTCQSMLWVTSGAYRFADHPEGNISQGLLRTVRSEANKAVASLDLDPHSKLDVRDTAELILRAVKISTAMPEDDTPVDYEFTEEGGKLMVPRVVKQDDMNLAIFHDTEASAAPPYLQPFEQSGRRLTVAVGTYGALDSLYWKDEHETPLGAHEVEIKVACTGMNFKDVVIAMGQVASPYLGVECSGTISRVGSSVGSLKVGDRVCAMSLGAYSTYSRCLASSAAAIPDDMSFEIAASIPVVYCTAYYGIVDLARLEYGEKILIHAATGGVGQAAIQLAQMIGAEIYATVGSADKKKFLMDTYGIPESRIFYSRDVSFGPAMREATGGHGVDVVINSLAGDLLRETWECLAPFGRFIELGKRDITKNTRLEMAKLEYNCTFSSVDLTLVAAERPKIMERTFASVMRLLGNKTVNPIGPITCVNIQDVEGALRKLQSGKTTGKLVVTHSGKSQVKATHPAPRSDMLERDATYLIIGGTGGLGRSITRRMVRRGARHIILLSRRGKVTDDLSKLKKESRKLGASIYVVPCDVADEKSVRALVEELQEDLPPIRGIIHAAMVLRDVLFEKMTFEDYEAVVRSKISGAWNFHNALIDTPLQFFIVLSSVAGIVGNRGQAHYSAANTYLDALVLHRRRKGLAAASIDLAAVEGVGYLAENAAKMSQVMKNLSDSTVGEAEVLALIESAMTGKVDCFCQGQVITGMGFDNASSMPFYATDAKFSHLRAALLAASGDADSPSGSENLSIGQQLRKCTIAEEAQEIVAHGLRDKLGAILMLPEEVMAARQGNTSITAFGLDSLNAIELRNWIGKELQAHLQVLELLTSGRVADLAGLVLRKSRIEGAWTEK; translated from the exons ATGTCGTCCTCAAATCAAGACATGGATCGGGAGCGCCCGATGCCCATCGCCATAGTCGGCATGTCCTGCCGTCTGTCGGGTGGTATCTCAACACTTGATGATTTCTGGACCATGTTATCGCGCTCGCGTGATGGCTGGCGACCTATTCCTGAAGAAAGATTCACCCCCAAGGCGTATTACCACCCGGACCCCTATAAGAAAGGAAGCTTCAATAACAAAGGTGGATACTTTATGAATGGCGATTTGTCGAACTTTGACGCGCCTTTTTTCCATATAACAAAACAAGAGGCTGAGGCTATGG ATCCTCAACAAAGACATCTTTTAGAATGCACGTATGAAGCCCTAGAGAACGCAGGGATACCTAAGAATACCATTTCTGGTAGTAATATGGGAGTCTTTATTGGCGGCGCCTCTTCAGATTATCGGCTTGGCACATTAAAAGAACTTGATCAAGTACCCATGTATGATGCCACTGGCAATCATCAGTCCATCCAGGCTGGCCGCATCTCTTATTACTTCAACTTGCACGgcccttctttttcagcAGACACGGCCTGTTCATCTGGCCTGTATGCACTACATTTGGCAGTGCAGAGCATCCGGTCAGGAGAATCGGACTCGGCTATTGTCGCAGCGTCCAACTTGCATCTGCAGCCTCACGATATGATTTCCATGTCATTACTAGG ACTGTTCAACGAACATGGCAAGACTTTTGCTTTTGATCACAGGGCAAAATCCGGCTTTGCTCGAGGCGAGGGCACAGGATGCCTTATTCTCAAGCCTCTCCACCAAGCGCTCAAGGATAAAGACAAGATACGCTCCGTCATTATAAATACCGGCACGAACCAAGACGGTAAAACCTCAGGATTGACGAATCCCAGCGGTGAGGCGCAGGAGCGTTTGATAAGGGAAGTATATGCCAGAGCCGGCATCTCCCCTGAGGACACTGGCTACGTTGAAGCCCATGGAACCG GCCGTACAAAGCGCACGCCATTGTATATGGGCTCTGTTAAATCCAATGTTGGCCACTTGGAAAATGCAAGTGGGATTATATCCGTCATCAAAGCGTCCATGATGCTCGAGAAGGGCTTCATTCTTCCCAACGCCAATTTCGAAAAGGCTAATGAGGCGATTCCTCTCGATGAATGGAACATCAAAGTTCCAACTAGTATACGACCGTGGCCTCGACACAAGCGCTACATCAGCGTCAACAGCTTCGGTTTCGGAGGCTCCAATGCGCATGTAGTGATGGAGAAGGTTCCCTTCTCGCTTATTGACTCTCCTTATGACACCCAGAACGTGATCCCAAGGTTATTCGTCCTATCCGCTCATGATGAGGGCGCCGCCAAGCGAGTGGTTGAAAAGCTTGGTATCTACATTGAGCAGCATCCAGAGGTCTTTCAGAAGCGATTGGGTAGAGATATGGCTTATACACTTGGTGAGAGGAGGTCACATCTGCAATGGCGCATCGCCATTACAGCATCGTCATGCAGTGAGCTTGCTAATGCGCTCAACGGCGTCGGTGCCACTCCTATGGTAGCTTCGAAAGAGCCAAAAGTGGCATTCGTGTATACCGGACAGGGAGCGCAGTGGGCAGGAATGGGCAaggagctgatggagagCCATCCGATATTTGCCAATACCATCAGCACATGTAGTGACTACCTGCAGGAGATTGGTGCCGAGTTCTCTCTTTTGGATGAGCTAgccaagggaaaagaagaatcgcTGGTCAACGAGGCACACATCTCGCAACCAGCATGTACAGCGATTCAGCTCGGCCTCACAAAGCTCTTGGAGTCCTGGGGAATCACGCCGTCGGCCGTTATTGGTCATTCCAGTGGGGAAATTGGAGCTGcctttgctgctggtgctatTAGCCTTGAGGATGCCATGTCTGTGGCCTACTGGCGTGGTAAAGTTTCCTCAGAATTGAAGCTCAAACACCCAAATCTTCGAGGTGCCATGTTGGCTGTCGGCGCTGGGGCCCAGGAGGTTAagagcatcatcaagacTAAAGGGCTGCAGAACATCACCGTTGCCTGTGAGAATTCTCCAAATTCCATTACTGCTTctggagacgaagaagatatCGACAAGCTTGCTGCAGAATTGGAGAGTCAGAGCACCTTTAACCGCAAGTTGCGGGTGACAATGGCATATCACTCAGCTCATATGCAACTAGTCGCGGATGATTACAAGACCGCAATCAAGTACATCGCAGAGAATAATACCTCCGGTGTCGAGTTTTATTCGTCTTTACTAGGCAGTAAACTCAACTCCTCGACATCTCTTGGGCCGTCATATTGGGTTGACAACCTTACCCAGCCTgtgctcttctctccagctctcaAAGAGCTTTATCAGGGAGTAAAAGCAGATGTCATTATCGAAGTTGGTCCTCATGCTGCCCTAGAGGGCCCAATCAAGCAGATTTTGAAGAGTATCAGCCCTCAAGCCGCAATGGGAGTAAAATATTTACCGTGCCTCATTCGCAATCAGCATGCGACCTCCACGCTTTTGGATTGCGCGGGGAGCCTATTTGTCAAAGGCCACCCCATTAGTTTTAGGAAGATCAACCATCCTGACGAACGTATTCGATTGCCTGCTGTCGTCTCAGACTTTTATCCGTATCCTTGGACGGAACATAAGTACTGGTTTGAGCCTCGTTCATCCAAGCAGTTGCGTCAGAAGCCGTTTAGGCGCCATGATCTCTTGGGTCTCTTGGAAGATTCATATAGCGATATTGAGCCGAAATGGAAGAGCACCATTTCAACAGATGATGTTCCATGGCTCAAGGATCATCGAATGCAGTCATTAGCCACGTTCCCACTAGCAGGCTACATCTGTATGGCTGTGGAGGCGGCGTCACAACGTGCACAGTTGCGAGGTATTCCGGCTGAGCAAATCGATGGTTTCCGCCTTCGAGAAATTCAAGTCTCCAAGGCTCTCATACTCGACGACGGTGCTCCATATGAGATGGTATTCTCTCTGAAGCCTTATGCTGAGGGTACAAGATCCAACTCTAGTGACTGGGATGAATTCCGCATCTCCTCATGGACCTCAACCAGAGGATGGTTGGAGCATTGCAGTGGCCTCGTTGGTATCAAAAAAGCCACTTCGGCCAACCCAGTCTGTGATGGATTACTGCGCGCCGCTTCTATTCGTCGCCAGCAAATTCAGGGCATGAACTGCCATCAACTCCCCATGGATGCCTTCTATTCTGAATTGGAGTCTCGCGGGGCGGGTTACAGCGGAGCCTTCAGAATCTCGTCAGATGCTGATATGAAAATGCACGGACAGTACTCTACTGCTTCTTTGACTGTTCCTGATACAGCAACTATAATGCCGGCATCTTTTGAGTCAGCATCCATTGCGCCTGCAGCATTTGTGGATTTGTTGTTTCAACTAACATTTCCAATACTTGGCGCGGGTTGTGGCGAAAtgccttctctcttcatgcCGTCCGCTGTCAAAGAAATGGAAATAAGCAGTAAGTTGCCTAGCAATCCTGGCGACCGGGTGCAAGTTGTCGCTCATGGGCGTCCAGACTTTAAAGCTCCTGGGCCCGTCGACTTTTTTATCGATATGTGGTATAAGGATGACGTTGAGCCTGTGGCAAAGATCAATGGTTTTAGGATGACACCAGTGAACGGCgacattgatgagaatgCAAGCCCGCGATCCATCTGTTATAAGGTACAATGGGAATCCCTTGACAGAGCCAACGAGATGTCGgaaagcagcaacagccagaACGGCCAGAACGGCCATGCCAATGAGGGAAATGGTGCCAAGAATCATATAAATGGGCATCACGATACCCCCCAAGAGACTTCCGAAGAGGTGAACGGCAATGGTGTGGCAGGTAACGGCAAGGCGACCAACGGCGAGGTTGCAGCATCCAGTCTCAATGACGGCCTAAGTGATGCCGAGTTTGTCCTAATCTCTCATCATGATGGAAGTAATCCACTCGTAGGAGCCCTTCTGGATCTCCTGGAATTGCGGACAGCGAAACGGCCACAGCTTGTTGACTTTTCCAACGTCATGCCCGAACCTAGTTGCTGCTACATCTGTCTGACCGAAATAGACAAGTCACTGTTTGCCAATATGACCAAGAAGATATTCGAACAGATGCAGAATCTACTCACTACCTGTCAGTCTATGCTCTGGGTAACCTCTGGAGCGTATAGATTTGCAGATCATCCAGAGGGCAATATTTCTCAAGGGCTCCTGCGCACAGTCCGTTCTGAGGCAAACAAGGCTGTAGCCTCTCTCGACTTAGATCCCCATTCGAAGCTTGATGTGCGGGATACCGCCGAGCTCATTCTTCGTGCCGTTAAAATTTCTACTGCGATGCCCGAAGATGACACTCCCGTAGACTACGAGTTTACGGAAGAAGGTGGCAAGCTTATGGTTCCCCGTGTGGTCAAGCAAGATGACATGAATCTTGCCATCTTTCACGACACTGAGGCTTCAGCCGCGCCGCCCTACTTGCAACCGTTTGAACAATCCGGACGACGACTCAcagttgctgttggcacTTATGGCGCCCTTGACTCTCTTTACTGGAAAGATGAACATGAGACACCTCTGGGTGCACACGAAGTTGAGATTAAAGTAGCGTGCACAGGCATGAACTTCAAGGATGTAGTTATTGCAATGGGCCAGGTTGCTAGTCCGTACCTCGGTGTCGAATGCAGCGGCACGATATCCCGCGTCGGCTCGAGTGTTGGTTCTCTGAAAGTTGGCGATCGTGTTTGTGCCATGTCTCTGGGCGCCTACAGCACATACTCTCGATGCCTTGCGTCCAGTGCCGCTGCTATCCCTGATGATATGAGTTTCGAGATTGCAGCATCAATTCCTGTTGTATACTGCACCGCCTACTATGGTATCGTGGACCTTGCTCGACTGGAGTATGGAGAAAAGATACTGATTCATGCCGCAACCGGTGGTGTTGGACAAGCAGCCATCCAGCTGGCGCAGATGATTGGCGCAGAAATTTATGCCACCGTTGGGAGTGCAGATAAGAAGAAGTTCCTGATGGATACGTATGGCATCCCAGAAAGCCGTATCTTTTACAGTCGAGACGTTTCGTTTGGTCCGGCCATGCGGGAGGCCACTGGTGGCCATGGAGTTGATGTGGTGATCAATTCGCTTGCAGGGGATCTTCTTCGTGAAACATGGGAATGCCTTGCACCGTTTGGGCGCTTCATTGAGCTCGGAAAGCGGGATATCACAAAGAACACAAGACTCGAGATGGCCAAGCTTGAGTACAACTGTACGTTCAGCTCAGTCGATTTGACACTTGTTGCAGCAGAGCGGCCCAAAATCATGGAACGCACATTTGCATCCGTCATGCGCCTCCTCGGAAACAAGACGGTCAACCCCATCGGACCCATCACATGCGTCAACATCCAAGATGTCGAAGGAGCACTTCGCAAACTTCAAAGCGGCAAAACGACAGGAAAGTTGGTGGTAACGCATAGTGGCAAAAGTCAGGTCAAAGCCACACATCCTGCGCCTCGTTCAGATATGCTAGAGCGCGACGCAACATATCTGATTATTGGAGGAACAGGTGGCCTCGGACGCTCAATCACGAGACGGATGGTCAGGCGAGGTGCTCGTCACATCATCTTACTTTCTCGGAGAGGCAAAGTGACTGATGATTTGagcaagctgaagaaggagagtcGGAAGCTGGGTGCTTCGATATACGTTGTGCCTTGTGATGTCGCAGATGAAAAGAGTGTCCGAGCattggtggaggagctgcaAGAGGATTTACCTCCAATTCGAGGCATTATCCACGCGGCCATGGTTCTCAGA GATGTCCTTTTCGAGAAAATGACCTTTGAAGATTATGAAGCCGTCGTTAGAAGCAAAATTTCCGGAGCGTGGAATTTTCATAACGCGCTCATCGATACCCCTCTCCAATTTTTTATTGTCCTCTCTTCTGTTGCTGGCATCGTGGGCAACCGAGGTCAGGCACACTATTCTGCTGCCAACACGTACCTTGACGCTCTCGTTTTGCATCGACGCCGCAAAGGCCTAGCAGCCGCATCAATCGATCTTGCCGCAGTCGAGGGAGTCGGCTATCTAGCTGAAAATGCAGCCAAGATGTCCCAGGTCATGAAGAACTTGTCTGACAGTACTGTAGGTGAGGCGGAGGTATTGGCATTAATCGAATCTGCCATGACAGGCAAAGTCGACTGCttctgccaaggccaagtaATTACCGGAATGGGCTTTGATAACGCATCGTCAATGCCGTTTTACGCCACGGATGCGAAATTCTCTCACCTCCGTGCTGCTCTGCTCGCTGCATCAGGCGACGCAGATTCGCCCTCGGGATCTGAGAATTTGTCTATCGGTCAGCAGCTGCGAAAATGCACCATTGCCGAAGAGGCTCAAGAGATTGTGGCACATGGCCTTCGAGACAAACTTGGCGCTATTCTGATGCTGCCTGAGGAGGTGATGGCGGCACGACAGGGGAACACTTCCATCACGGCTTTTGGACTTGATTCATTGAACGCCATTGAGCTGCGGAATTGGATCGGAAAAGAGCTGCAAGCCCATTTGcaggtgctggagctgcttaCCAGCGGACGTGTTGCTGATTTGGCAGGGCTGGTGCTTCGAAAGTCGAGGATCGAGGGAGCGTGGACGGAGAAGTGA
- a CDS encoding serine hydrolase (FSH1) domain-containing protein, whose product MKVLCLHGAFGSASTFKVQLGIFTDAAQRTGVEFKWINGFTEATPPAGFDDYFGAPPLYRFMDVDGTSELEKIIVRIRDLPQGESPEETMRKLIADKEQFTTPAVTMALDRLLQLLDEDPEIDGILGYSEGATVAATLILEEQRLFREQGRPRRIKCAIFFAGWPPVRIIDGRVQTLLADEHDEMIDIPTCHVVGCNDPYIHGAIALYGMCDEDMAILFDHGKGHTVPRDELTVKELAETIERTFDQAAAFSH is encoded by the exons ATGAAAGTTCTCTGTCTCCACGGTGCCTTTGGCAGTGCTTCT ACCTTCAAAGTTcagctcggcatcttcaccGACGCTGCGCAACGAACTGGTGTAGAGTTCAAATGGATCAATGGCTTCACCGAGGCAACCCCCCCAGCGGGCTTTGACGACTACTTTGGCGCTCCACCTCTATACCGGTTcatggatgttgatggcaCGAGCGAACTAGAGAAGATAATTGTCAGGATCAGGGATCTTCCCCAAGGAGAATCTCCCGAAGAGACGATGCGAAAGCTGATTGCGGATAAGGAGCAGTTTACGACCCCAGCTGTGACAATGGCCTTGGATAGACTACTGCAGCTTCTGGATGAGGACCCGGAGATTGAT GGGATCCTTGGATACTCGGAAGGCGCTACAGTGGCAGCCACACTGATTCTTGAAGAGCAGCGCCTTTTTAGGGAGCAAGGCCGTCCTCGACGCATCAAG TGTGCCATATTCTTTGCGGGTTGGCCTCCTGTCCGCATCATCGATGGGCGTGTTCAGACGCTGCTTGCAGATGAACACGACGAAATGATTGACATACCGACATGCCATGTCGTAGGCTGTAACGATCCATACATTCATGGAGCAATTGCACTTTATGGAATGTGCGATGAGGACATGGCGATTTTGTTCGATCATGGCAAGGGACACACAGTCCCTAGGGACGAGCTGACGGTGAAGGAACTAGCAGAGACGATTGAGAGGACTTTTGAtcaagctgcagcatttAGTCATTAG